aattttaatgatttatatgttgacAATTTATCAATCGataaaagaaattataaacaagaaatgtgaaaaatacatcaatggtatttatagagttcgcgagggcctataatgctatcgaagcccatagagaatctagtgcttgatgtgttatttatttttagattGTTGAAGGGAATGTTGCAATCCAtttttagataactaatatctacttaacattcgggagagggagtagataattataagattcttggctaatgaataagaaggatttttataacatagctacaagaaattacacatggtggacagttgcgtgaaatcgaacctctagatcttttattccattgttatttgttacaatttggtgttacatttaaatccattttcaatttagttattcttgcaaccaaatcttttaattgatttttctaaataaagtcgagattattttaatcacaagcactgatatacatttatatacatactcctcgtgggatcgacacttgtactcaaaaatacattttactatacttgacgtcgtgcgcttgcgagcaattaagaaaaTACGCAACACACTTCGACTAGTTTATTGTCCTACCCAAGTCGTTGGACAGGTTTTTCCACCTCCAATGCATACAATCGAGGCTTCCAAGCATTCCCGGAAATCCACGTTGTTTTCCAATATGGAGAAGTCTTTCAATGTCCTTGGCGTTAGGAGAGCGAAGATACAAGTCACCAAACACCTCTATCGTAGCTCGACAAAATCTCTTTACACTTTCAATCGCAGTGGACTCCCCGATTTTAATATAATCAATGACATTTGCCCCCACACCGTATGCCAATATCCGCATTGCAGCAGTTATCTTTTGGTATGGTGTCAACCCAGGCCGACCTAACGCATCCGCTTTCTGTACGAAGTAATTGTCATGCTTTTGAATGGATATCATAATGCGTAGGAATAGGCGACGTGACATTCGAAAACGTCTCTTGAACATTGCCTCTCCATACATTGGAGAATCAGAAAAATAATCATTGTATAAGCGTTGCTCAGCGGCCGCTCTATCTCGATTAATCACCGCATGGCCATGAATTGATCCTCCATGGTGCGTGTTATCTAGTTGTTGGAAGTAAGTGGAGATGAGAGTAGCATTGCTTGTAAGTTGGAAAGACATCATTTgttcttgttggtcaatgagtTGAATCTCATTGTTTATCATGGTATCGGACTCCTCGTCTCCATCAGATGAGGACGAtgatgcaaggaaagaaaaatttgaaggaCCTCCCTCATGAAAATTCATATTGAGTTGGATTACGAAATGGTGAGATAACAATTCTATCACCATTCACTAGTATTAAATATTATCAGTGTCGCATCCCACTATCCCATAAATAAAGGTGCATCCCACTATCCCACTATCGAGTTGTCACATCCCACTATCCAATAAATACACATCCCACTATCCTATAAATAAAGTCATTGAATTGTCACATCCAAATATCCCACTATCGAATTTTCAAATCCCACTCCCACTATCCCATAAATAAAGGTACATCCCACCATCCCATAAGTAAAGGCACTGAATTGTCATGTCATCAATTCAGTAAAAGATAAGCTTTATCCCACCATCCCACTATCGAGTTGTCACATCCCACCATCCCACTATCGAATTGTCACATCTCACTATCCCAGTACTACCTATTATCCCATTACCATTGTCATTTTATAGTAAACGATAAAGCCTTTGAATGACATCCACACTACCAACTATCCCACTACCATTGTCATCTTATAATAGACCATTACCACTAACATCTATCTTTctataaaatactttttcatccCTAATTCACTCCAAGCATAATGAATTCATCTCGACGTGGTCCTGGTTTCTCAGTTGAGGAGGACAAACTTCTTGTGACAATTTATCTCGACATCTCCCAGAATCCTATTATTGGCATAAACCAGTCAAATGATAGCTTGTGGTCTCGAGTGACAGTCAGTTAAAACGAGCAACTCACTAGTTCGTCAACAGAGCATTGTACTATGAAGGCCCTTCCATGTCGATGGTCCAACATAAGTAGGGCTGTCCAAATTTTTAGTGGATGTATTCGTCCAGTGGAACTTAGGCACCCAAGTGGTGCTTCAGAGAAATTTCCACCATGGCCAAATGCAGTGAGAAAATGATGACTGCAATGGAGAATGCCGAGGCACATCGACAACAACTCATTGATGTTCAGAAAGAAAGGAACGCTTATTGGCTTggaaagaagaaaataaaatattacggATGAACCCTATGTCTGTTGATGAATCATTCCGTGCATACTTGCTCAAAGAACAACAAAACATTTGGCAAAAAAGAGCAGCAAAAGGGATGGAGAATACGGATCTTCTAATCTGTTTGGCCAGTTCTTCGGCGGAACTTCTCCATCCGGGTCCGATCTAGGAGAGTACTAGTGTTTAGTCATCATTGCAGTGGAATAAAAATATGTCAATGTGTATTCTTTTATGATCGtctattttatatgttttaatgTGAActgttttttatgttttaatgtgAATGCATATTTAATTTATCTCAAGTTAACTAATTCTATTtgtgtttaaaaaaatatgtaatgTATTTTTTCACAatcttatttaattattattttcatttgtttttttcatcaaaataattcaattacaataaataaataaataataaaaaatgagaaaacttgaaataaattaaataataccaaaaaatcattaaaagtattgaaataaacatttaaatatatgaaatgaataaaagagattttttttaaaagggtGTATTTGCAATTTCGGAGAATGGAATTTTCGTAAATAATGCCATTCTCCAAAATATATGGAGATGCAGCTAGGATTCGGCACTTTTGGAGAATTACTGTACATGGCTTCAAAATGGGGATGGTATATAGAGAATGGTTGGAGCATGGTTGGTTCTCCATTTTTTCCAAAATGGAGAATGGTTGGAGTCGCTCTAAAGCACAGTTTTTCATAGGAATTCAGCATATTGGAGACACAATGGAAGAAAGAAGATTAAAGAGACAAGAGAAGGAAATCGAAGATCAACCTTGGCAGGAAGAGAGAAAACACGTCATCCGGGGACGGAGAAGCGGTatttatctttgtttttttttctcttctctAAACTTTGAATGATTTTCAAGAACAtgatttgttatttctttaatttCGTTATGAACTAATTATATTGTTTAGAGGGACGATGTAACTTAACTTGAAACTATGGTTTAATCTTTTGATTGAAATATTTAAATTCTTTGTTCTGTTTATTTGTGTTTTCTTCAATTATTTGCGTCTAATTACTTGACTACTAGTTGAAtagttatatttatttaaaatataatcacTCAAAAAGGGAAAATAAGATTTTGAATAAGACCatcgaaaaatatatttttggtgTTTATAAAGTTCGTAAGACCTATACTTAATGAGAATTATTATgcgatttatattattttatattagagTTTTAATAGAGATATTGGAATCCATATTAGGTATAAATCTCAACTTATCACTTGAGAAAAGGAGTGGAATGGATTGAGAATTCTTGAGTAATAATAAACTCGAATAATTTATGATATATACATTGATAGAAAGTAACTATAGTGGATAATTAAGTGAAACTGAATCTCTGACACTTATCTCTCATCGATTTTCTCCCTATTATTCATGTCGATGGTTGttcatttgttttgttttatattagaaatattatttgattttctagataaagtcaaggttattttaattacattatttaatataatattaaattatctATTTTTCGTGGGACGATATATGTACTTGACTGAGTATTAAAAATTAACACCTTACACTAACGGTAAGAAATCACGCAACACTCGCCTTAGGCATGAAGACTGTCTTAGCTTCCTCCCTTTGACCAATGGGGGATTGATGTTGTCGATCTATTCCCCGTTACCCTGGCTTACAAGAAATTATTGTTATTAgttgttgattatttttctaAGTTGGTGGAAGCTGAGCTCTTAACCAAGATTGCCGAGAACAACATACTCATATTCTTGTGGAGGAATTTAGTATTTGGGTGTGGACTTAATGGAGTGTCGAGAAGGTATTCAATAACGAAAGATAGTTTCAGGGTAGAAAAATATCGGCATGGTGTAAAGAGATGAAGATTGAGCAAGCATTTACTTCTGCGGCATACCCCTAGGCTAATAGCAGATCGAAGTCACCAATAGTTCCATAGTCCTAACTCTAAAAACAAGGTTGTATGGATGAGTAAGAGATTGGGTGGAAGAGTTCTCTCGCATGTTGTGGGCATTTGAAACTACCCTCTGAATACCAATTGGGGAGACTCCCTTCAACATGGTTTATGGGACAGAGTTAATTCTTGCCACGGAGGTTGGGCAATCATCACCTCGGTTCAGACCTATGATGAAGATAACGAAGAACTTCGAGCCaaagaatttgatttgatagaagaaagaaGGGAGAGAGCGGTGATCAGGATGGAAGCCTATTAGAATATTGTGCTCTGAGCTTACAACAAAATGGTCAGGCCTCGGGACTTCCAAGTCAGACATCTGGTTCTGAAGAAGGGCCAGCCAGCCAGAGAAGTCGGGAAGTTGGACCCGAAGTGGGAAGGGCTGTAGTGCCCAAAAACCAATACACGTAAACCCCATGCATAAttgttaatatatttatttaaataataatctaggaaatatatgatatgtgttaaattattataaaggtaattatatttatttatttatgcaattaaaatattttctcgagttttaaGTTTTCAGACGAATATTTGATGTCGTACCGGGAAAGGAGACCGAAGACGATTAAGGTGTTAAAAATTTAaagttatattttaatttaggccgagaaattaggtattttaaatgatttatgaattttagcatttaaaagctaaatttaatttatcgagTGAATAAAAGTACGTTATTTTAATTAGCAAAATTCAAAAGTAAGAAAATTTAAATACTTCCGctcaaaatgaaatattttaatatttttgtatgatctaattaattaaattagttagtatttaattatgGATATAATTTAGGATTTGTGGACTCTTCAATTTGTCAAATTGAAGAAAGTTGGAgggcttaattagtaatttaaaAACTTGATTAATTAACCTAATTACCGagctattattttatttaaataagagATAGATTCATACCCAAACTTCATTCAAAACCCACGctacacacacaacacacaatAACACACCaagaacacacacacacaaaaacctACCTCTCGGCCGAACATAAGGGCTAGAgcttgggtttttttttttcaatttcctCTTAGCAGCAACCTTGGGcaatcatgacacgatattcCTGGATAAGTTTAGTCTATTTTCATGTCATAAAACGCAGCAAACCATCTCTGTTCGGCCTCTGTTCTACCCTGCGTTTGTTTGTCAATATTTCGTGGGTTTTTAATGCGAAGACATGTCTAAACCTTTCTTCTATGCATCGATGttattatataatgtatttttttaataaactaTGCATGAAAACACATTGGTTTGATTTTATGTATGCTAGAACgttattaaaaatcattttgatatatattatgcATGAACTTCAATGTTTTTCTCGAGTTTGGATTGTAGGTTTAGTTGGACAGAACCTAGGACTTTCTTCTACGTGTGGTCATGTTATGGGACGTGTTTAGATGTTAATAACTGGTCTGATATGGGTCGAGAAGCTGTTGGTGCATCTAGAAGCGAAACAAGCGCAAGGTCGCGCATACGGACGATCGCGACTTTGGAGGGGTTGGGTTCAGGGCAAGCTAGACCAGGGCTCATGGATAGGGTCTAGGTGGGGTCTTAGGGTTCCGGGTAAGCCTGGTATGGGTCGGTTATGGTCTGGTTGAAAGCAAGAGTTGCTGGAGCCGTGAGTTACAAGCTTGCATGCATGAGGGTGTTCGCAACTTAGAGTTAAAACTTTGTATTTCAAAAGGGATGTGCGTGCTTTATGGGTTGGAACGGGCTGAACCAGAGGCTTAACTTATATCTAAGGGTCGAGTCTATGGCTTGGTTCGGGCTTGGTTGGAGTTGGAATCGATAGGAATTTGTACGGAAGGCATAAGTGTCATAGTGTCACTCTTTGTGCATCTTGTGTCCCTACTATTTAATTCAGAGAGTCGTATGTGTCTGATGCACCTTAGGGGCTGTTTTGGGTATAAATTTTAGTATGTTAGGGCAGCATGTCCAAGGACGATCCAAAGAGTTTCACGATGTTcgtaagtatgtatgacgtgccaaataattatttttcaggtatgcgatttgtcttgtgaccaaattgttacgggtttggaagccggagaacgtgtctgGGGACTTCTCCGACCTCTTCGgaggaattatgttatgatagggagtggacatccagtccaagggttgTGTTAATCCCTGTCGATCTAGTACTGTGGTTAGTTTGATCAAACGATTTATGTTATGTGCCACTTGTATTGAACAAAAACTCTATGCAAAATGACTTAAGATTACGATTACTATGCAGtgcatgaaaatatgattttatgaaaatgtttatgcaggAAAGTTGTGTTATATCTGTTTATGCTTACATTATGCTATGTACGAGCTATATTAAAATTGTATGaatttttattacgtattatcaATGCAGATGGTATAGATGAGGAGGTTGGATGTggtgaccagtgagcaggctcgagccAGTGACTgtgtaaacccgaggaccttgtagtTCATGAGATGTTTATTATGCACATATTAAAACTATTTACTCTGAATTTTAGGTCTTTGGGTTGATGGAAAGTTGTTGAGACTTTTTACGTTTTGTTCGACTATTTCAAATTATGGCGATTGTTTTTAACTTAGATTTTTGTGAACATGGTATTCAGACATGGAGTCTTGATATTAAATTCTATTTTAGTATGAGTGGTTAccgttattttattttacgagttatatttataataaattatttaataagaaaatttcaaattttttcgcaaatattaaaatagttgtATTTTAAGACACGATTTGTCACAAGGGCCATACAAGGTGATCAAGAAGATGAGCTAGGGAGCTTACTATTTGGAAGATGCTCGAGGTCAAAGAATCACAAGTCCTCCAAATAATTTTTGTTAAAATCGTTTAGGgaagctaaggtgtttacaattgggagttgaataaacactttggattttttggtttttttctgAAATGTGAATCAGTTCTTTAGGGAACTGATCATAGAATCTTGTTTGtcgatatatatatcattcaaCCGAAATTAGTGCGGAATAAGACTAAAATATAGAGTGAAtacttaaaattaacttaaatgaTAACTAAAATGAACATGGGAATTTTTCTGGATGTTTGGAGTACGTCACAtattctatcacaaggatatgatttcactaaaagactttgatataaaaatacatttcagTTGGTCTTACAcgctgccaaactgaaactcttagtttaacaatTCTTAAAAAGTTATAAAACTGAAAGATACTCTAATTTGTAGCCTGAAAGCTACTGACAAATACAATGATTGTAGAGCATAAAAATTCGATTTCTAAACATGAGAATATGCTTGTGGAGTGTTCGCAATTGATTGATTGGATTGATTCGTGTGTTCGCTTGTTCTTAGTCACTTTCTTCAACCGATTCGATCAGCTATATCTAGTCTTTGATCTTAACGATCatattgaatgcatttaatTATCATTTAATGACAAATATCTATTGAATCGTCATGTAGTAGCTTTATCTGACAGTAGTACGAGGTATTCAAACTGTTCTGTTCTGATAAAACTGTTCTGCTTCGGTACGACCCATCAGACTGTCTGTTGATCTTTTAACTGATGACGAGGCCAACCAATTGGAACTCAACTAATTagccgatcagttcagctgggcATTATCAGTTGTAACTGATGTCCTATCAATTACGAAAACTTCAGTTGATAAGGTTTTTATGTTCATCTCAAAACAAAGTCCTCATTTGCGTCTTGTTCATTCAGTTGGATTCTTCAGTTCCTTTAAGaattaatttgtcaaactctgaaacctataatattccaacaattttcccatTTTTGGTGTTTCACAAAACTTAGATTTCTTGAATTGATAATAGAGAATAAAActgattgtagataaaataatgtacagattcgtacataTTCATCAATaacaatttttattgatttgaaAGAGGTAAGTACAGATCCGTACaaacatttcaaataaaaattaagcCTCCATACTAATCCACTGATTTAGGACACTTAGAAATTATTTATTCGACTTCTTCTCGGCTGGTCCTTTATCAGTTGTCTTGTCTGGTTCagttcttttctttcttgctctTGATGTGCTAGCTCCTGCTCCTGCTGCCTTTGATTTCTATTCCTCCTCCTTTTTGTCAACACCCGCCACTCTTGTGAAGAAGAGGAATGAACTGACTTGAGCATGTACCTCATCCAGCTGATTCTGCATTATATCAATCTTCTTGGACAGACTGGTATGAACAAATTCAATCTGATTTCTGAGTTGGTCTTGTGAGGAGAACATAGTAAGAATTGTAACTGATTCTCTTTGATCTTTTCAACTGAGTCAAAAAGAGAAATTCCATCCTTGGCAGCTTCTTTAAGTCCTTCATGGTATGTTCCTTTAAAGTGTCCAGACTTAAGAAGTGCAGTAGCtgattagatttgatttgactTATTTTTGAATCAAGGTTGTTCAGTTCTAAAAGAATGGTTTTCAGCATAACATCAGCTTCTAGTGGCCATTCAGGGGACAATGCTTTAGTAGGGActttttctttctctttttcatTCCGAGAGAATTCCACCATACCTGGGGCAACTTCTTGATAAATATCAGTTGCAAATGCTTCTACTGTCTCATATTGAACTGACTCACTGTGAGGCTGATCCTGACAATCAGTTGAAGAGCTGGATGCCTTGGCAGTCTTCTGAGCAGCAAATAAATGAAAGGTGGCATTTTTCATAAAGAATGTCTCAGGAAGCAACTGATCGATTGATGGCAAAGTACTTGCAGCTGTCGGTTCCTAAACTGAAGGAATAATTATttgttcagttggtaactgaacagcTTCGGTTTGTACTTCTTCCTCTGTTGTTTATATCATAACCTAATCTTCAACAGGTTCAACAACGTCATCAACAGCGGAGTCATCTTTGAACTTCATTTGAATATCCTCGGCAACTAATTGTAGCAGATCCTCTACATTTTTCAGTGTCAGAACTTCTTCAGAAAATTTAGATGTATGCATTGCTGGTTCTAAGATCGGTAGGATAATCAATGCAGTAGATGAGGAGGGTAGTTTATCGGTGGAGAGTGGAGGAGAGAAGTCTGAAACTGGCTCAACTGGTTGAACCACAACTGACTCTTCTTCAGTTAGAGACATCGGCTGCTCCTCTGCTGGTTCAGTTGGAAAGTCCTCCACAGATGATTGTGAACCACTGGCCTTTACTGGAACATTCAATCATTTTTCCATCTTCCAATTCTTCACTCTCATTTGAAGAGAGATGAGATCAGATTCCAGTTGTTGAAAAACTGCTATGTCTTCTTAAGCGGTAGAACCAGTTGGATCATAGTTggatttcagttcagttgtcaccacaTCCAAACTTTTGATTCTCATTAGATCGAAGAAATATGATCTTCTCTCCATGGCCTGTGCGACTGTATTGGTTTTGACAGCCTTCATGACATATGATTCCAAGGAGATGAACTTCTTCAAAACCTTCTTCTTCCTCAGCTTCTTGGCAAGGGTGACTGTTCGTAAGTTCACCCATTCATTGTAGCTTTACAGTTTCAATTCAACATGATCATTGATAGACTGAAAAATAAGATCAATTTGCATCTAATTGGCATTGTTGGGTCTCAATTCCTCAATCAATTTTGCCTTGCCCTTCGGATCAGTTAGAGC
This window of the Primulina tabacum isolate GXHZ01 chromosome 4, ASM2559414v2, whole genome shotgun sequence genome carries:
- the LOC142542005 gene encoding uncharacterized protein LOC142542005 → MNFHEGGPSNFSFLASSSSSDGDEESDTMINNEIQLIDQQEQMMSFQLTSNATLISTYFQQLDNTHHGGSIHGHAVINRDRAAAEQRLYNDYFSDSPMYGEAMFKRRFRMSRRLFLRIMISIQKHDNYFVQKADALGRPGLTPYQKITAAMRILAYGVGANVIDYIKIGESTAIESVKRFCRATIEVFGDLYLRSPNAKDIERLLHIGKQRGFPGMLGSLDCMHWRWKNLSNDLGRTIN